A region of uncultured Carboxylicivirga sp. DNA encodes the following proteins:
- a CDS encoding two-component regulator propeller domain-containing protein yields MLASNREIKLQQLFSEKGLPGSIVSCLYEDSFGYIWFGIEASGLYRYDGVNILHFAHQNDSERPLTNNFVNVVNEDKKGRLWVGTTGGLDLFDSSGELIQHFLTENNEKVNALIENQAGDMLIGTNSGYYMMTGSDEIPSKLDLPADGDVRVRCLKINKDEVLIGTTQGLFIQKEENIKCINSTSHLDIISLDIRTDFIVIGSSKGVFVLENESGLIHQVQFHQKDLYNDGKVGIRKLFIDSKDRWWVATMQYGLVCVDEKDLNDQFQFTGTIKVNGLKTGTITDMIEDRNHNVWVASKYDGLFIYDQRLQLFEGVSITHPEKNLFVMSICEDEDSTLWLGTRTEGLFKMSKGSKLPKSIHPGNIPFEQVRRIEALYYDNKKRLWIGSETGVLITDTKFSSLEFHPVKSVWTFGGDAAGNVWVATSRGLFIYDEKVKQLVRFHSAKHADFFNSEVQVGIINTTNDGSLWFGTMFDGLYQYLPEKDSLIHYSINSDLRLSDNSIRAFYEDDLQQIWIGTRSQGLNCLDLKNDTVMVFLRQNGMASNAVYNILPDNNNIWLGTDMGLVKFNIMDYSVENFNQEYGLPTSVFEPRSALKLRNGQLALGYYDGLICFYPERIKKISKESPLLVTSVLADGEEVNHNLTGNNSLELKYHQNQLTFNFALLDYAIASRNKYRYKLLGLDDTWQGPTEYTVAHYTNLNPGEYQFIVEATNYQNDWSETPVVINVIIHKPYYATVWAFLLYSLFLGVVVFISIQIIGTQLKLKRQVKHAKEELQRTIDLETAKIQFFTNVIHEFQTPLTLILAPLEKLLAKMSQNIETQRYADVITKQMHHLQNLIGELLLYRKVQSSTGDYRPKYGNIEDTVLITIQEFQELVQSKRIVLSYTSEVDQGDILFDEDKIIKVLNNLLMNSVKYSREGGSIHILIKQVSSGELDENILSTTFSKRNLSNNYISVSISDNGSGMTEDEVRQIFSRFYQSNSKGLGAGIGLSLAKALIELHDGFIHCESKLGVGSTFSFYIPMLVEGHNTVKAKPIVGHPVTSAYKESNSSDESDVSISTGASVLIIDDNEDLLSFLKDNLSGKYQILTAANGQEGLDSAVQNIPDLIITDVVMPVLDGYELCSQLKQMPATCHVPVIMLTSESDQDSKIQGMKHGADEYIPKPFSIDYLEIRIKGLLQLRKNIQQSLINGVIPSHTSGLSKYDQTFVKKLKAAMMSNLSEPDYGVEQLAGDVGFSRTQLNRKIKAILNQTPTEYIYNLRLAEAIRLLQEDGLTVSDTAYRTGFKSPASFSTVFKNKYGYSPSQVK; encoded by the coding sequence ATGCTTGCAAGTAACAGAGAGATTAAGCTGCAACAGTTATTCTCTGAGAAAGGATTACCTGGCTCGATTGTAAGTTGTCTTTACGAAGATAGTTTTGGATATATATGGTTTGGTATTGAAGCTTCGGGTTTATATCGATATGATGGAGTTAATATTCTTCATTTTGCTCATCAGAATGATTCTGAAAGACCACTCACCAATAATTTTGTTAACGTAGTAAACGAAGATAAAAAAGGCAGACTTTGGGTCGGTACTACTGGTGGATTAGATCTGTTTGACTCTTCTGGAGAACTCATTCAACATTTTCTGACAGAAAACAATGAGAAAGTAAATGCCTTGATTGAAAATCAAGCCGGAGACATGTTGATTGGTACAAATAGTGGTTACTACATGATGACCGGTTCTGATGAAATTCCATCTAAATTGGACTTGCCGGCGGACGGTGATGTAAGAGTCAGGTGTTTGAAGATCAATAAAGATGAGGTTCTCATCGGTACAACTCAAGGTTTATTTATTCAAAAAGAAGAAAATATAAAATGCATTAATTCAACTTCTCATCTCGATATTATTTCTCTTGATATCAGAACTGATTTTATTGTCATAGGCTCATCTAAAGGGGTGTTTGTACTTGAAAATGAGTCGGGATTAATTCATCAGGTTCAATTTCATCAAAAAGATTTATATAATGATGGTAAAGTTGGTATTCGCAAACTTTTTATTGACTCAAAAGATCGATGGTGGGTGGCAACCATGCAATATGGGTTGGTTTGTGTTGATGAAAAGGATTTAAATGATCAGTTTCAGTTTACAGGCACAATCAAGGTAAATGGGTTAAAAACCGGAACCATCACAGATATGATTGAAGATCGCAATCATAATGTTTGGGTTGCTTCCAAATACGACGGTTTGTTTATTTATGATCAGCGTTTACAGTTGTTCGAAGGAGTATCAATAACACATCCTGAAAAGAATCTTTTTGTGATGTCCATTTGTGAAGATGAGGACAGTACTTTATGGTTGGGAACACGGACAGAAGGTTTATTTAAAATGTCAAAGGGTTCGAAATTACCTAAGTCTATACATCCAGGTAATATTCCATTTGAACAAGTAAGAAGGATAGAGGCTTTATATTACGATAATAAGAAACGCTTGTGGATTGGATCTGAAACAGGAGTGTTAATAACAGATACGAAATTCAGCAGTCTGGAATTTCATCCGGTTAAATCTGTTTGGACTTTTGGAGGCGATGCAGCTGGTAATGTTTGGGTGGCAACTTCCAGGGGACTTTTTATTTATGATGAAAAGGTAAAGCAATTAGTACGTTTTCATTCTGCAAAACATGCTGATTTTTTCAATTCCGAAGTGCAAGTTGGTATTATCAATACCACAAATGACGGATCACTTTGGTTTGGAACCATGTTTGATGGATTGTATCAATACCTGCCGGAAAAGGACAGTTTAATTCATTACTCAATCAACTCTGATCTTCGACTAAGCGATAATAGTATCAGAGCTTTTTATGAAGATGATCTTCAGCAGATATGGATTGGAACCCGATCTCAGGGATTAAATTGTCTGGATTTAAAGAATGATACAGTGATGGTTTTTTTAAGGCAGAACGGAATGGCTTCTAATGCTGTATATAATATTTTACCCGATAACAATAATATATGGTTGGGTACTGATATGGGCCTCGTTAAGTTCAATATTATGGATTATTCGGTTGAGAATTTTAACCAGGAATATGGTTTGCCAACATCCGTTTTTGAACCTCGGTCAGCTTTAAAATTAAGAAACGGTCAATTGGCATTGGGGTATTATGATGGATTAATTTGTTTTTATCCTGAAAGAATAAAAAAGATTTCGAAAGAATCTCCTCTCTTGGTGACTTCTGTGTTGGCCGATGGAGAAGAAGTCAATCACAATCTAACAGGTAATAATTCTTTGGAATTGAAATACCATCAAAATCAATTAACATTCAATTTTGCACTATTGGATTATGCAATTGCTTCCCGAAATAAATATCGGTATAAATTGTTAGGTCTTGATGACACATGGCAGGGCCCTACTGAATATACAGTTGCCCATTACACCAATCTGAATCCTGGTGAATATCAATTTATTGTGGAGGCTACAAATTATCAGAATGATTGGAGCGAGACACCTGTCGTAATCAATGTAATAATCCATAAACCCTACTATGCAACAGTTTGGGCCTTTTTGCTTTATAGTTTGTTTTTAGGTGTTGTAGTTTTTATTTCAATACAAATAATAGGTACTCAGCTTAAGTTAAAAAGACAAGTGAAACACGCTAAGGAAGAGTTGCAACGAACCATTGATCTTGAAACAGCTAAAATCCAGTTCTTCACAAATGTTATTCACGAATTTCAAACACCATTAACATTAATTCTGGCACCTCTGGAAAAGCTATTGGCAAAGATGTCTCAGAATATAGAAACGCAGAGATATGCTGATGTAATTACAAAGCAGATGCATCATCTGCAAAATTTGATTGGTGAATTATTGCTTTATAGGAAAGTTCAGTCATCAACAGGGGATTACAGGCCTAAATATGGTAATATAGAAGATACGGTGCTCATTACTATTCAGGAATTTCAGGAGCTTGTTCAAAGTAAGCGGATTGTCTTGAGTTATACTTCTGAAGTCGATCAGGGAGATATACTTTTCGATGAAGATAAAATCATAAAGGTTCTTAACAATCTTCTGATGAATAGCGTAAAGTATTCTCGTGAAGGAGGCAGTATTCATATATTAATTAAGCAGGTTAGCTCAGGTGAACTGGATGAGAATATATTGTCAACAACATTTTCAAAAAGAAATTTAAGCAACAACTATATAAGTGTCAGTATTTCAGATAATGGATCGGGAATGACAGAAGATGAGGTAAGGCAAATTTTCTCAAGGTTTTATCAAAGTAACAGCAAAGGATTGGGAGCCGGTATTGGTCTGAGCCTAGCAAAAGCCTTGATAGAGTTGCACGATGGGTTTATTCATTGTGAAAGTAAATTGGGTGTTGGAAGCACCTTTTCATTTTACATTCCAATGTTGGTTGAAGGTCATAATACTGTAAAAGCAAAACCGATAGTTGGGCACCCGGTAACTTCCGCTTATAAGGAAAGTAATAGCTCTGATGAATCTGATGTGAGTATTTCAACAGGAGCATCTGTTCTAATAATTGACGATAATGAAGATCTGCTTTCATTCTTAAAAGACAATCTGTCAGGAAAATATCAAATCCTGACTGCTGCCAATGGTCAGGAAGGACTTGATTCTGCAGTTCAGAATATTCCTGATTTAATAATTACCGATGTTGTTATGCCTGTACTTGACGGCTATGAATTATGTTCTCAATTAAAACAAATGCCTGCTACATGTCATGTGCCAGTTATAATGCTTACCAGCGAGAGTGATCAGGATTCAAAAATACAGGGTATGAAACACGGAGCAGATGAATATATTCCAAAGCCGTTTAGTATAGATTATCTGGAGATTAGAATAAAGGGCTTGTTACAGCTGCGTAAGAATATTCAACAATCCTTAATAAATGGTGTAATTCCATCTCATACTTCAGGATTATCAAAGTATGATCAGACCTTTGTTAAGAAGTTGAAAGCAGCCATGATGTCTAATCTTTCAGAGCCTGACTATGGTGTTGAACAGTTGGCTGGTGATGTAGGTTTTAGCCGAACTCAGTTGAATCGTAAGATCAAAGCTATTTTAAATCAGACTCCAACAGAGTACATATATAACTTACGACTTGCAGAAGCAATTCGTTTATTACAGGAAGATGGACTGACAGTGAGTGATACTGCTTACCGCACCGGTTTCAAGAGTCCTGCTTCATTCAGTACCGTGTTTAAAAATAAGTATGGCTATTCACCATCTCAGGTGAAATAA
- a CDS encoding glycoside hydrolase family 2 TIM barrel-domain containing protein encodes MKSISLVTLFLTIIAFTATSFSQTRQIIDFKSDWKFHKGDIENANETHFDDAKWQSVSLPHDWAIYGPFDKEVDKQTVKIVQNNEKVATEKTGRTGALPFIGVGWYRKTFTVDDLTSNKKVLLTFDGAMSNSKVYVNGELVGGWPFGYNYFYFDITDYIKKDERNTLAVRLENYPFSSRWYPGAGLYRKVQLIVKDETSFQHWGHFITTPYISDDLAKVTIQSKVNGENVRIETIIKDAKGNQVATSKTDSRFGDELEQNIPIKNPILWSPENPYLYTTELNLYEGDELKDTETIRFGIRKIEFSREKGFLLNDVPTKFKGVCLHHDLGPIGTAINKSALRRQLTILKDLGCNAIRSSHNMPSIEQLELCDEIGFLFLAESFDEWKKPKVKNGYNLYFDEWAEKDVVNLVHATRNHPCIVMWSSGNEVPDQWGSDGVKSAKWLQDIFHREDPTRPVTVGMDQVKAVMESGFGAIMDIPGLNYRVHLYDEAYKRFPQGFILGSETASTVSSRGVYKFPVEKASDKKYDDYQSSSYDLEYCNWSNIPEDDFVLQDDKDWVLGEFVWTGFDYLGEPTPYDNYWPSRSSYFGICDLAGLPKDRFYLYRSRWNTDETTLHILPHWNWEGRVGETTPVFVYTSYKSAELFVNGKSQGVRTKNDSTKLDRYRLMWMDVKYEPGTVKVVAFDDNGKIAEEKDVKTAGKPYQLVLDADRNILTSNGEDLSYVTVSVVDKDGIPCPLAQNQLKFKVSGDATYRAVCNGDATSLEMFHQPTMKLFNGKLVVLVQSGKKAGSAKLMVSGKGLKSASTQIEIK; translated from the coding sequence ATGAAATCTATATCATTAGTAACTTTATTTCTTACCATTATTGCTTTTACAGCAACATCGTTCAGCCAAACACGCCAAATAATTGATTTTAAAAGCGATTGGAAGTTTCACAAGGGCGACATTGAAAATGCCAATGAAACACATTTCGATGATGCCAAATGGCAATCAGTTTCTCTACCTCACGATTGGGCAATCTATGGGCCTTTTGATAAGGAAGTAGATAAACAAACGGTAAAAATTGTTCAGAATAACGAAAAAGTTGCTACCGAGAAAACCGGTCGTACCGGAGCTCTGCCTTTTATAGGTGTAGGATGGTATCGCAAAACTTTTACTGTGGATGATCTGACATCCAATAAAAAAGTGTTGCTTACCTTCGATGGAGCCATGAGTAATTCCAAAGTATACGTAAATGGTGAATTAGTAGGAGGATGGCCCTTTGGTTATAATTACTTCTATTTCGACATAACTGACTACATTAAAAAAGACGAACGAAATACATTGGCTGTACGGCTTGAAAATTACCCCTTCTCTTCAAGATGGTATCCTGGAGCCGGATTATATCGAAAAGTTCAATTAATAGTAAAAGATGAAACCAGCTTTCAACATTGGGGACATTTTATAACCACACCATATATTTCTGATGATCTGGCCAAAGTAACCATCCAATCAAAGGTTAATGGTGAGAATGTCAGAATAGAAACCATTATCAAAGATGCTAAAGGCAATCAGGTTGCGACAAGCAAAACAGATTCGCGTTTTGGAGATGAACTGGAACAAAATATCCCAATAAAAAATCCAATCCTGTGGAGTCCTGAGAATCCTTATTTATACACTACTGAACTTAATCTGTATGAGGGTGATGAATTAAAAGATACTGAAACCATTCGTTTTGGTATCAGAAAAATTGAATTCAGCCGCGAGAAAGGATTTTTGTTGAATGATGTACCTACCAAATTCAAAGGTGTTTGTCTGCATCATGATTTAGGTCCTATTGGAACTGCCATTAATAAATCGGCTCTTCGTCGACAGTTAACTATACTTAAAGATTTAGGATGTAATGCCATTCGTTCATCTCATAATATGCCATCGATTGAGCAATTGGAACTTTGCGATGAAATAGGATTCCTTTTCCTGGCTGAGAGCTTTGATGAGTGGAAAAAGCCAAAAGTCAAAAATGGCTATAACCTCTATTTTGATGAATGGGCTGAAAAAGACGTAGTAAATCTGGTTCATGCTACTCGCAATCACCCATGTATTGTCATGTGGAGTTCAGGAAATGAAGTACCTGATCAATGGGGTTCAGATGGAGTGAAAAGTGCCAAGTGGTTGCAGGATATCTTCCACCGCGAAGATCCAACCCGCCCCGTTACCGTTGGTATGGACCAGGTTAAAGCAGTGATGGAATCAGGTTTTGGAGCTATTATGGACATTCCAGGATTAAATTATCGTGTCCACCTGTATGATGAAGCCTACAAACGCTTCCCACAGGGCTTTATTCTGGGTTCTGAAACCGCTTCAACAGTGAGTTCGCGTGGTGTTTATAAATTTCCTGTTGAAAAAGCTTCCGATAAGAAATACGACGATTACCAATCTTCCTCATACGACCTTGAATATTGTAACTGGTCAAATATACCTGAAGATGATTTTGTTCTGCAGGATGATAAAGACTGGGTATTGGGTGAATTTGTATGGACTGGCTTTGACTATCTGGGCGAACCAACACCTTACGACAATTATTGGCCATCGCGCAGTTCCTATTTTGGTATTTGTGACTTAGCCGGATTACCAAAAGACAGATTTTATTTATACCGCAGTCGTTGGAACACAGACGAAACAACATTACATATTCTTCCCCACTGGAACTGGGAAGGTCGTGTAGGCGAAACCACTCCCGTATTTGTATACACCAGCTACAAAAGTGCCGAACTATTTGTAAATGGGAAAAGTCAGGGTGTTCGTACAAAAAATGATTCGACAAAACTGGATCGATACCGTCTAATGTGGATGGATGTTAAGTACGAACCGGGTACTGTTAAAGTGGTTGCTTTTGATGATAATGGTAAAATAGCCGAAGAAAAAGATGTAAAAACGGCTGGCAAACCTTATCAGTTAGTTTTGGATGCTGACAGAAATATTCTTACTTCAAATGGAGAAGACTTGAGTTATGTTACCGTATCGGTTGTTGATAAAGACGGTATACCTTGTCCGTTAGCACAAAATCAGCTGAAATTTAAAGTAAGTGGTGATGCAACCTATCGCGCAGTCTGTAATGGTGATGCCACATCGTTGGAGATGTTTCATCAACCAACCATGAAACTATTTAATGGTAAACTGGTTGTTTTGGTTCAGTCAGGTAAAAAAGCTGGTAGTGCCAAATTGATGGTAAGTGGTAAAGGGCTTAAAAGCGCCAGCACCCAAATCGAAATTAAATAA
- a CDS encoding DUF2892 domain-containing protein: MKKNMGSADKIVRFIIAAVIAVLYLTNGITGTLGTVLLILAIVFLLTSLISFCPLYLPFGINTRPKDK, from the coding sequence ATGAAAAAGAATATGGGATCAGCAGATAAAATTGTAAGATTTATTATTGCTGCAGTAATTGCCGTTTTATATCTGACTAATGGAATTACAGGCACACTGGGAACAGTTTTACTTATACTGGCTATTGTATTTTTACTAACCAGCCTTATAAGTTTTTGTCCTTTGTATTTACCATTCGGTATTAATACCCGACCAAAAGATAAATAA
- a CDS encoding glycoside hydrolase 43 family protein, giving the protein MKRPILLFMLMTFGLLIQTISQNQNSAVWTPDLGNGNYKNPIIYADYSDPDVIRVGDNYYMTSSSFSHFPGLPILHSKDLVNWKLIAHAAIQYPDDSFSKPQHGNAIWAPSIRYHNNEFYIYFGDPDRGVFMTKAKKAEGPWEPLRLIKKVTGWIDCCPLWDDNGKTYLVHAFANSRSGIKSLLAVCPMNEEGTEVLETSTIVFNGQKDYPTIEGPKFYKRNGYYYIFAPAGGVKPGWQTVLRSKNVYGPYDDKIVLEQGSTNINGPHQGGWVTTQTGEDWFIHFQDRYAYGRVVHLNPMKWENDWPLMGIDYDGNGIGEPVTEYTKPNVGATYPIITPQTSDTFESPQLGLQWQWNSNFNSNWYSLTENPGWLRLYPEEVSETMNLWDIGRLLLQKTPAARFSATTRLKLIANDAKEKAGLVVFGMDYSYIALEKTTDGYQITQTKCLDANKGKTETLVETVPFKSNSVYLKVEVYLEDPSSIIPIVLCKFSYSSNGKKYFPIGETFIAKEGRWVGAKVGVFSTSPDKNSACYTDFDWFKTED; this is encoded by the coding sequence ATGAAAAGACCCATTCTGTTATTTATGTTGATGACTTTTGGATTACTTATCCAAACTATTTCTCAAAATCAAAATTCAGCTGTCTGGACACCCGATCTTGGCAATGGCAATTATAAAAATCCAATCATCTATGCAGATTACTCCGATCCGGATGTTATCAGGGTGGGTGACAATTATTATATGACCAGCTCCAGCTTCAGTCATTTCCCAGGTTTACCAATTCTGCATTCAAAAGATTTGGTCAACTGGAAACTTATTGCTCATGCTGCTATTCAATATCCTGACGACTCGTTTAGCAAGCCTCAGCATGGAAATGCTATTTGGGCACCCAGCATCCGCTATCACAATAATGAATTTTATATCTATTTTGGTGATCCGGATAGAGGAGTATTTATGACCAAGGCTAAAAAGGCAGAAGGACCATGGGAACCTCTTCGCCTTATAAAGAAAGTAACCGGTTGGATTGACTGCTGTCCTCTATGGGATGATAATGGCAAAACATACTTAGTTCATGCCTTTGCTAACAGCCGTAGTGGTATTAAAAGTCTTCTGGCGGTATGTCCCATGAATGAAGAAGGCACGGAAGTATTGGAAACAAGCACTATTGTTTTTAATGGACAAAAAGATTACCCAACTATTGAAGGTCCCAAATTCTATAAAAGAAACGGATATTACTACATTTTTGCACCGGCAGGTGGTGTAAAACCTGGTTGGCAAACCGTTTTACGATCAAAAAATGTTTATGGCCCTTACGATGATAAAATTGTTTTAGAACAAGGAAGTACAAATATTAACGGACCTCATCAGGGCGGTTGGGTTACAACACAAACCGGTGAAGACTGGTTCATCCATTTTCAAGACCGGTATGCATACGGAAGAGTAGTACATCTCAATCCAATGAAATGGGAAAATGACTGGCCTCTAATGGGAATTGATTACGATGGAAATGGAATAGGTGAACCTGTAACAGAATATACCAAACCAAATGTTGGTGCCACTTATCCGATAATAACACCTCAAACCAGTGACACCTTTGAATCGCCTCAATTAGGCTTGCAATGGCAATGGAACAGTAATTTCAATAGCAACTGGTATAGTCTGACAGAAAACCCAGGATGGCTTCGATTGTACCCTGAAGAAGTTTCGGAGACAATGAATTTATGGGATATTGGCAGATTGTTACTACAAAAAACACCGGCTGCCAGATTTTCTGCAACAACCCGATTAAAACTTATAGCCAACGATGCTAAAGAGAAAGCAGGTCTGGTGGTCTTTGGTATGGATTACTCTTATATCGCTCTTGAAAAAACTACCGATGGTTATCAAATAACACAAACTAAATGTCTGGATGCAAACAAAGGTAAAACCGAAACCCTGGTTGAAACTGTTCCTTTTAAAAGTAATTCGGTTTATTTAAAAGTTGAAGTTTATCTTGAAGACCCATCTTCCATTATTCCTATAGTACTTTGCAAATTCAGTTACAGCAGTAATGGTAAAAAATATTTTCCCATTGGAGAAACCTTTATAGCTAAAGAAGGTCGTTGGGTAGGTGCAAAAGTGGGCGTATTTTCAACATCACCCGATAAGAACTCTGCCTGCTATACCGATTTTGATTGGTTTAAAACAGAAGACTAA